Below is a genomic region from Corallococcus macrosporus.
GGGTGCCATCCCCTTCACCGCCCACGGCCTGTAACGGACAGCCGTGCGCGAAAGGTCTATTCCGGCCGTGGCCGCCGGTAAGTGGCGAGAATGACAGGGACCGCCACCCCTGTCACCAGAAGTGCCTGCGCGAGCAATACGGCCGGCAGCGGGCGCTGCACGTGCACGTACAGCGAGCGGCCAAGCCCCACCCCCAGGAGGACGCCTGTCAGCGTGCGCAGCCAGTTGGAACCGGATGCGGGCCGGAAGCGTCCCACCGCCCAGTCCACCAGCGCGGGCAGCGTGAGGGCCAGCACGACGGGCACGTCCCACGCCCACTGGAGCGGCGCCTTCAGCGCGAACAGGCCCAGGAACACGGCGGCGAGCACGGGGTACGTGCCCAGGCACCGCGCGCACACGCGCACGCCCGCGAGCACGTACGTGCGGTTGTACTCATCCGGGTGATGATGGCTGAGCCAGAACACCGGCACCTCCTGCGGACGCGGAAACAGCGGTCCCGTCCTGCGCGTTCCGCGAATCCGCCTCGGCCAGGAAGCACGCGGCGGCGTGGCCTCCCCCCAGCGGATACAGCGGCGGCGACTCGCGCCGGCAGCGGTCCATCGCATGGGGGCAGCGCGGGTGGAACGCGCAGCCGGTCGGCGGTGACAGGGGCGAGGGCGGCTCACCCGGCAGCAAGAGCCGCGCGCGGGGACGCTCCGGGTCCGGCACCGGCACCGCGGACAGCAGGGCCTGCGTGTAGGGATGGCGAGGCCCGGCGTACAGCGCGCGCGACGGCGCCACCTCCACGATGCGGCCCAGGTACATCACCGCCACGCGCGTGGACACGTACTCCACGATCTTCAGGTCGTGCGCGATGAAGAGGTACGTGAGCCCGCGCTCGCGCTGCAGGTCCACCAGCAGGTTGACGATCTGCGCCTGGATGGAGACGTCCAGTGCGCTGATGGGCTCGTCCGCCACCACCAGCTCCGGACGCAACGCGATGGCACGTGCAATGCCGATGCGTTGACGCTGGCCGCCGGAGAACTCGTGCGGGTAGCGGCTGCGCGCCTCGCGGGGCAGTCCCATGGCGTCGAGCAGCGCCAGCACCTCGTCCTCGCGCGCCCTGCCCTTCGCGAGGCCGTGGATGGCGAAGGGCTCCGCGAGGATGTCCCCCACCGTCATGCGCGGGTTGAGCGACGCGTACGGATCCTGGAAGACGAGCTGCATCTGCCGGCGCAGCGGCCGCAGCTCGCGCTGCGACAGGCCGGTCAGCTCCCGCCCGGCCACGCGGATGGAGCCAGCGGTCGGGTCGAGGAGGCGCAGCACCGCGCGCCCCAGCGTGCTCTTGCCGCAGCCGCTCTCCCCCACCAGGCCCAGGGTCTCGCCGCGGGCGACGTCGAAGGACACGCCGTCCACCGCGCGCACCGTGCCGCGCGTCCGGTCCAGCCAGCCGCCGCGCACCGGGAAGTGCACCTTCAGGTCGCGCACCTGCACCAGGGGTTCGCTCATGGCGCGGGCACCGGGTGGTGACAGGCGGCGGACTGGCCTCCGCGCTTGGGCTCCAGCACGGGCGTCACGCGGGCGCACAGCTCGGTGGCGCGGTCGCAGCGGTCGCGGAACGCGCACCCGGACGGCAGCGCGCCCAGCGACGGCACCATGCCGGGGATGGCCTTGAGGCGCTGGCGCCCGCCCTCCGCCGCCGCGCCCGCGTCGTGCAGCGACGGGATGGAGCGCAACAGGCCCGCCGTGTACGGGTGCGCGGGCCGGGCGAACAGCTCGCGCACCGGGGCCTGCTCCACGATGCGGCCCGCGTACATCACCACCACCGCGTCACAGCTTCCGGCCACCACGCCCAGGTCGTGGGTGATCAGCATCACCGCCATGTGGCGCTCGGCCTGGAGGTGCTTGAGCAGCTCCAGGATTTGCGCCTGGATGGTGACGTCCAGCGCGGTGGTGGGCTCGTCCGCGATGAGCAGCGCCGGGTCGCACGCGAGCGCCATGGCGATCATCACGCGCTGGCGCATCCCACCGGAGAGCTGGTGCGGGTACGCGTCCACGCGCTCGCCGGGCGCCGGGATGCCCACCTGCCGGAGCATCTCCACCGCGCGCTCGCGCGCCTGCACCCGCGTCGCGCCCAGGTGCAGCCGGACGCCTTCGCCAATCTGCTCGCCCACGGTGAACACCGGGTTGAGCGACGTCATGGGCTCCTGGAAGACCATGGCCACGTGCCGGCCGCGCACGCGCCGCATCTCCTTCTCTGGCAGGGCCAGCAGGTCCTCGCCCCGGAAGCGCACCTCGCCGGCCACCACGCGTCCAGGTGGCTGGGGGACGAGCCGCATCACCGACAGCGCCGTGAGGCTCTTGCCGCAGCCACTCTCCCCCACCACGCCCAGCGTGCCGCCGGGAGGGACGGTGAAGGACACGCCGTCCACCGCGCGCACCGTGCCACGCGGGAGCGACAGCTGGGTGACGAGCCCCCGCACGTCCAGCAGCGGGGACGGCGCGACGCCGGTCACTTCTGGGCCAGCTCCTCCAGGAACTCCGCCTCCTGGATGAGCCCCTTGCGGATGAGCAGGCGGATGAGGCTCG
It encodes:
- a CDS encoding oligopeptide/dipeptide ABC transporter ATP-binding protein, whose product is MTGVAPSPLLDVRGLVTQLSLPRGTVRAVDGVSFTVPPGGTLGVVGESGCGKSLTALSVMRLVPQPPGRVVAGEVRFRGEDLLALPEKEMRRVRGRHVAMVFQEPMTSLNPVFTVGEQIGEGVRLHLGATRVQARERAVEMLRQVGIPAPGERVDAYPHQLSGGMRQRVMIAMALACDPALLIADEPTTALDVTIQAQILELLKHLQAERHMAVMLITHDLGVVAGSCDAVVVMYAGRIVEQAPVRELFARPAHPYTAGLLRSIPSLHDAGAAAEGGRQRLKAIPGMVPSLGALPSGCAFRDRCDRATELCARVTPVLEPKRGGQSAACHHPVPAP
- a CDS encoding DUF2085 domain-containing protein, coding for MFWLSHHHPDEYNRTYVLAGVRVCARCLGTYPVLAAVFLGLFALKAPLQWAWDVPVVLALTLPALVDWAVGRFRPASGSNWLRTLTGVLLGVGLGRSLYVHVQRPLPAVLLAQALLVTGVAVPVILATYRRPRPE
- a CDS encoding ABC transporter ATP-binding protein; translated protein: MSEPLVQVRDLKVHFPVRGGWLDRTRGTVRAVDGVSFDVARGETLGLVGESGCGKSTLGRAVLRLLDPTAGSIRVAGRELTGLSQRELRPLRRQMQLVFQDPYASLNPRMTVGDILAEPFAIHGLAKGRAREDEVLALLDAMGLPREARSRYPHEFSGGQRQRIGIARAIALRPELVVADEPISALDVSIQAQIVNLLVDLQRERGLTYLFIAHDLKIVEYVSTRVAVMYLGRIVEVAPSRALYAGPRHPYTQALLSAVPVPDPERPRARLLLPGEPPSPLSPPTGCAFHPRCPHAMDRCRRESPPLYPLGGGHAAACFLAEADSRNAQDGTAVSASAGGAGVLAQPSSPG